In Acidimicrobiales bacterium, a single window of DNA contains:
- a CDS encoding SDR family NAD(P)-dependent oxidoreductase gives MPISPGSIAVVTGASAGLGRRIALDLAAAGAVVTAVARREEPLRAVAAEMQRSSPESAFRVCDVSDAPGYVALLADVEQRHGRIDLLVNNAGVGEQETDGEPLERHRRLMETNYFAAVAGSLAVLPGMLERGHGSIVNVSSDAARAPSPGEPAYSASKAALSAFSEGLSYEAEARGVHLHVLYPGWVPTAMGQAAVDAGMPMPPRSVRRTEEQVSRAVLAGAGGSRFEIDVTRVARLAPVARVLAPRLYRRALRASGG, from the coding sequence ATGCCGATCAGCCCTGGGTCCATCGCCGTGGTGACCGGAGCCTCTGCCGGCCTCGGGCGCAGGATCGCGCTCGACCTGGCGGCGGCGGGCGCGGTCGTGACCGCCGTGGCCCGGCGGGAGGAGCCGCTGCGGGCCGTGGCGGCCGAGATGCAGCGCAGCTCGCCCGAGTCCGCCTTCCGAGTCTGCGACGTGAGCGATGCGCCCGGGTACGTCGCCCTCCTGGCCGATGTGGAGCAGCGCCACGGTCGGATCGACCTGCTCGTGAACAACGCCGGGGTCGGAGAGCAGGAGACCGATGGGGAGCCGCTCGAGAGGCACCGCCGGCTGATGGAGACCAACTACTTCGCCGCCGTGGCCGGCAGCCTGGCCGTGCTGCCAGGCATGCTGGAGCGCGGGCACGGGTCGATCGTCAACGTCTCGTCCGACGCCGCCCGGGCGCCGTCACCTGGCGAGCCCGCCTACTCCGCCTCCAAGGCGGCGCTCAGCGCCTTCAGCGAAGGCCTGTCGTACGAGGCCGAAGCCAGGGGAGTCCACCTCCACGTGCTGTACCCGGGTTGGGTGCCCACCGCCATGGGGCAGGCCGCGGTGGACGCGGGCATGCCGATGCCGCCGCGGTCCGTGCGACGCACCGAGGAGCAGGTATCCCGCGCCGTGCTTGCCGGCGCCGGCGGGTCGCGCTTCGAGATCGACGTCACCCGTGTGGCCAGGCTGGCGCCGGTGGCGCGCGTTCTCGCCCCTCGGCTCTACCGCCGGGCCCTCCGGGCGTCCGGCGGATAA
- a CDS encoding NUDIX domain-containing protein — protein sequence MKWAVRLAYQLMRLTWLIRRPVTLGVKAMLVSDDDVVLVRHTYQPGWLLPGGGIRRGETPEEAVRRECAEELGATIGPLELFCVCSRFRDGKSDHITVFVCRSFTLGKKRDLEIEDCQRFPLAALPPDASAGTRRRVRELMDGDGCGARIW from the coding sequence ATGAAATGGGCGGTCCGGCTGGCCTACCAGCTGATGCGGCTGACGTGGCTCATCCGGCGGCCGGTGACGCTGGGGGTCAAGGCCATGCTGGTGTCTGACGACGACGTCGTCCTCGTCCGGCACACCTACCAGCCAGGGTGGCTCCTGCCCGGCGGCGGCATCCGCAGGGGCGAGACCCCAGAGGAGGCGGTGCGGCGGGAATGCGCGGAAGAGCTCGGTGCCACCATTGGCCCCCTCGAGCTGTTCTGCGTGTGCAGTCGCTTTCGCGACGGCAAGAGCGATCACATCACCGTCTTCGTCTGCCGCTCGTTCACTCTGGGCAAGAAGCGCGACTTGGAGATCGAGGACTGTCAGCGCTTTCCGCTCGCCGCCCTTCCGCCCGACGCGTCGGCGGGCACCCGCCGGCGCGTGCGCGAGCTGATGGACGGGGACGGGTGCGGCGCCCGTATCTGGTAG
- a CDS encoding sirohydrochlorin chelatase, with the protein MAEPEPALLLIGHGSRSTAGVDQYWMLADVVRRLRPRLTMGCGFIELARPDLDAAVDDIVGRGVTSVIGVPLVLLGAGHLKSDGPAALSRARSRHPDVDFTYARDLGIHPAILTVAEDRIRAAATGFPGGDEAAGDRAVVLVGRGSSDPDANADLYKVGRLLDGSGELGLLEPAFVSLARPSVTDALDRCRRLGARRVAVVPYFLFTGLLVDRIGRQARAWADRYPEVDVVMGSELGPDEGVGRLVLERFDEARTGGAVMNCDCCIYRTALPGYEQRVSAPAAGAAHTH; encoded by the coding sequence GTGGCTGAGCCAGAGCCCGCCCTGCTCCTCATCGGGCACGGCAGCCGCTCTACCGCAGGTGTCGACCAGTACTGGATGCTCGCCGATGTGGTTCGACGGTTGCGGCCCCGTCTCACGATGGGGTGCGGCTTCATCGAGCTGGCCCGACCCGACCTCGACGCCGCCGTCGACGACATCGTCGGCCGCGGAGTGACGTCGGTGATCGGCGTGCCGTTGGTGCTGCTCGGCGCCGGACACCTCAAGAGTGACGGCCCCGCCGCTCTCTCCCGGGCCCGGTCCCGCCATCCCGACGTCGACTTCACCTACGCCCGCGACCTCGGCATCCACCCCGCGATCCTCACCGTGGCCGAAGACCGCATCCGAGCGGCCGCGACCGGCTTCCCGGGCGGCGACGAAGCCGCCGGTGATCGAGCCGTCGTGCTGGTGGGCCGGGGGTCGAGCGACCCTGACGCCAACGCCGACCTCTACAAGGTCGGACGCCTGCTCGACGGCTCGGGGGAGCTCGGCCTGCTCGAGCCGGCCTTCGTCTCCCTTGCGCGTCCGTCGGTCACCGACGCCCTCGACCGCTGCCGGCGACTCGGCGCCCGCCGCGTCGCCGTCGTCCCCTATTTCCTCTTCACCGGGCTCCTGGTCGACCGCATCGGGCGACAGGCCCGGGCCTGGGCCGATCGTTATCCCGAAGTCGACGTCGTGATGGGCAGCGAGCTCGGCCCCGACGAGGGCGTGGGCCGACTCGTCCTCGAGCGCTTCGACGAGGCGAGGACCGGCGGCGCGGTCATGAACTGCGACTGCTGCATCTATCGCACGGCGCTGCCGGGCTACGAGCAGCGAGTCAGCGCCCCCGCGGCCGGCGCCGCTCACACCCACTGA
- a CDS encoding S-adenosylmethionine:tRNA ribosyltransferase-isomerase — protein sequence MTTATAPLDFELPQELEARVPPESRGRGRDDVRLLVSRGAAEPAHACFRDLPTLLEAGDLLVINTSATLPAALAGRLDGSDVELHLSGRLQGGDWLAELRRPARPASLPEPGGQKGDVVSLPGGGLARLVTRWRGSARLWVVAMDLPVSELAFLQAHGRPIRYGHVPNDWPLATYQTVYAIEPGSAEMPSAGRAFTSDIITGLVARGISVSPLVLHAGVSSLEVGEPPPPEWYQVPVATARRVNDTRAAGGRVVAVGTTVVRALETVVDDEGLVREGVGWTETVVTPDRPVRAVDGLLTGWHEPRASHLLILQAIAEPFALESAYQTALDSGYLWHELGDLHLILPASR from the coding sequence ATGACGACGGCGACGGCGCCGTTGGACTTCGAGCTTCCCCAGGAGCTCGAGGCCCGCGTGCCGCCAGAGAGCCGGGGGCGGGGGCGGGACGACGTGCGGCTGCTCGTATCGAGGGGCGCGGCCGAGCCGGCGCACGCCTGCTTCAGGGACCTGCCCACGCTGCTCGAGGCCGGCGACCTCCTGGTGATCAACACCTCGGCCACGCTGCCGGCGGCGCTGGCCGGACGACTCGACGGCAGCGACGTCGAGCTGCACCTCTCCGGGCGGCTGCAGGGCGGTGATTGGCTCGCCGAGCTGCGTCGACCGGCTCGGCCGGCGAGCCTTCCCGAGCCCGGGGGCCAGAAGGGCGACGTCGTGTCGCTGCCTGGCGGGGGATTGGCACGGCTCGTGACCCGCTGGCGTGGCTCTGCCCGTCTATGGGTCGTCGCCATGGATCTGCCCGTGAGCGAGCTGGCGTTCTTGCAGGCCCACGGCCGCCCAATCCGGTACGGTCACGTGCCCAACGACTGGCCGCTCGCGACCTACCAGACCGTGTATGCCATTGAGCCAGGTAGCGCCGAGATGCCGAGCGCCGGGCGAGCCTTCACGTCCGACATCATCACCGGGCTCGTGGCCAGGGGCATCTCGGTGAGCCCCCTCGTGCTCCACGCCGGGGTGTCATCACTCGAGGTCGGCGAGCCACCTCCGCCCGAGTGGTACCAGGTCCCGGTAGCTACCGCCCGTCGCGTGAACGACACCCGCGCCGCCGGTGGCCGGGTGGTGGCCGTGGGCACGACCGTCGTGCGTGCCCTCGAGACGGTCGTCGACGACGAAGGCCTCGTGCGCGAGGGCGTCGGGTGGACGGAGACGGTCGTGACGCCGGACAGGCCGGTACGCGCTGTCGACGGCCTGCTCACGGGCTGGCACGAGCCACGCGCCAGCCATTTGCTCATCCTGCAGGCCATCGCCGAGCCCTTCGCCTTGGAATCCGCTTACCAGACCGCGCTCGACAGCGGGTATCTGTGGCACGAGCTCGGCGACCTCCACCTGATCCTGCCCGCAAGCCGCTAG
- a CDS encoding precorrin-8X methylmutase: MTPHPIEIESYRLLDQRVDLSHLAPPVRAVVARVIHASADTEYARTMVLDEPAVLAGVEAVRAGAPVVTDVEMVRHGITGAEAVCYLDEIAATPATGTTRSARAMALAARRHPTGAVLAVGCAPTALLEAVRMATEEEFMPALVVGLPVGFVGAADAKAAARASGLPTITNVGEHGGSAVAAAAVNAIIRLARAPGLGEDRG; the protein is encoded by the coding sequence ATGACTCCTCATCCCATCGAGATCGAGAGCTACCGCCTGCTCGACCAGCGCGTCGACCTGTCGCACCTCGCGCCCCCAGTGCGCGCCGTGGTCGCCCGGGTGATCCACGCCAGCGCCGACACCGAGTACGCCCGCACCATGGTCCTGGACGAACCTGCGGTGCTCGCCGGCGTCGAGGCCGTGCGTGCTGGCGCTCCCGTCGTCACCGACGTCGAGATGGTCCGCCACGGGATCACCGGTGCCGAGGCGGTCTGCTATCTCGACGAGATCGCCGCGACGCCGGCCACCGGAACGACCCGCAGCGCCCGGGCCATGGCGCTGGCCGCTCGCCGCCACCCCACAGGGGCGGTGCTGGCGGTCGGCTGCGCGCCGACAGCCCTCCTCGAGGCGGTGCGGATGGCGACGGAGGAGGAGTTCATGCCAGCGCTCGTCGTCGGCCTGCCGGTCGGCTTCGTGGGGGCCGCCGACGCCAAGGCGGCGGCCAGGGCCAGCGGGCTGCCCACGATCACCAACGTGGGCGAACACGGGGGCTCGGCCGTGGCCGCCGCTGCGGTCAACGCCATCATCCGGCTGGCACGAGCTCCCGGTCTCGGTGAGGACCGTGGCTGA
- a CDS encoding SDR family oxidoreductase gives MTNTTTSQGERVAIITGSSRGLGLALARELAAQGWRLALDARGEESLARAGAELRRRTTVATVTGDVADEDHRVRLVAEAARLGRVDLLVNNASVLGPTPQPALADYPLAELRHVYEVNVVAPLRLVQLALPLLEAAGGRVVNVTSDAAREPYAGWGGYGSSKAALEQLSNVLAAEHPTLQVLWVDPGDMRTDLHQAAFPGEDISDRPPPEASVPGLLALLGRETPSGRYRVEDVSEEAVAPSELVVT, from the coding sequence ATGACCAACACGACGACATCTCAGGGCGAACGGGTCGCCATCATCACTGGTTCCTCGAGAGGGCTGGGCCTGGCGCTCGCGCGCGAGCTGGCCGCCCAGGGCTGGCGCCTCGCGCTCGACGCCAGGGGCGAGGAGTCGCTGGCTCGGGCCGGTGCCGAGCTGAGACGGCGCACGACGGTGGCTACCGTCACCGGCGACGTGGCCGACGAGGATCACCGGGTCCGCCTGGTGGCCGAGGCTGCTCGACTCGGCCGGGTGGACCTGCTGGTGAACAACGCCAGCGTGCTCGGACCGACCCCGCAGCCGGCGCTGGCCGACTACCCGTTGGCTGAGCTCAGGCACGTCTACGAGGTCAACGTCGTCGCCCCTCTCCGACTGGTGCAGCTGGCCCTGCCACTGCTCGAAGCGGCGGGCGGTCGCGTCGTCAACGTGACCTCCGATGCCGCCCGGGAGCCCTACGCCGGATGGGGAGGCTACGGATCGTCGAAGGCCGCCCTCGAGCAGCTCAGCAACGTGCTCGCGGCCGAGCATCCCACGCTGCAGGTCCTGTGGGTCGACCCGGGAGACATGCGGACAGACCTTCATCAAGCGGCGTTTCCAGGTGAGGACATCTCCGACCGCCCGCCCCCGGAAGCGAGCGTTCCGGGTCTCCTCGCCCTGTTGGGCCGGGAGACGCCCAGCGGCCGTTACCGCGTCGAGGATGTCAGCGAGGAGGCGGTGGCACCGAGCGAGTTGGTGGTCACATGA
- the mptB gene encoding polyprenol phosphomannose-dependent alpha 1,6 mannosyltransferase MptB, with product MANVLRPSAIPRAPAERRLWAPSARSRSRSAFRALPASARRLSRHQLAAPATVGFLGSFLASIAATHPGGVFLARSDPWFFRIPPFSGASQNPSLVAFYVGVVLLVGAWLAVVRATRSPDGPTTGPVVLVMAIWALPLLVGPPLFSGDVFVYAADGQLVNHGLNPYATTAYALGPSPFRSAAHGVWLHTVSPYGPLFLRLAGVAATIGGHTVVGTVIVFRLLACAGLGLAGVSLTAIARRHGQRPAHVLALALLSPLTLLHLISAGHNDAIMLGLLAAGVALASSGRPVAGIVLCSLAAAVKLPAAVAILFIVWGMVRDSPSLRAQARAVARGGVAALGTTAVVTAASGLSWGWLGALGVPGTAIPRLAVVNDMAFGFDHYLGLSFTTALHIWRDIGMVVALAAVIYLLFRSPRARWIPALGGALIVVAVLGPTFYPWYLTWGLMLIAATAADRWERAIVWASVVPTFAVAPGGEGWLDQLSKIARTWVARSVVGAVVAVAALTAYRPAWIPTFFRTDRHDPREEEALGEDAARRLGSAPLSAASDGATGNGLPAPAPPATADATGASNGPSRRDASEEVVS from the coding sequence ATGGCGAACGTGTTACGACCCTCCGCGATTCCGCGCGCCCCTGCTGAGCGCCGCCTGTGGGCTCCTTCGGCGCGCTCGCGCTCGCGTTCGGCGTTCCGGGCGCTGCCGGCCTCGGCACGGCGCCTGTCGCGGCATCAACTGGCGGCGCCGGCGACGGTGGGCTTCCTCGGCAGTTTCCTGGCGTCGATCGCGGCCACCCACCCCGGAGGGGTGTTCCTGGCCCGGTCGGACCCCTGGTTCTTCCGGATCCCGCCGTTCTCAGGCGCCTCACAGAATCCCTCGTTGGTCGCCTTCTACGTCGGTGTCGTCCTCCTCGTGGGGGCGTGGCTCGCCGTGGTCCGCGCCACCCGATCGCCGGACGGGCCGACCACCGGCCCCGTTGTCTTGGTGATGGCGATCTGGGCCCTCCCGCTGCTCGTCGGGCCGCCCCTGTTCAGCGGCGACGTGTTCGTCTACGCCGCCGACGGCCAGCTCGTGAACCATGGCCTGAACCCGTACGCCACTACGGCGTACGCCTTGGGGCCGAGCCCATTCCGGAGCGCCGCCCACGGCGTGTGGCTGCACACCGTGTCGCCCTACGGCCCACTTTTCCTCCGCCTGGCCGGCGTGGCTGCCACGATCGGCGGACACACGGTCGTTGGCACCGTGATCGTCTTCCGGCTCCTCGCGTGCGCCGGCCTGGGCCTGGCTGGGGTCTCCCTCACCGCCATCGCCCGCCGCCACGGCCAGCGGCCAGCGCACGTGCTGGCGCTGGCCCTGCTGAGCCCGCTCACCCTCCTGCATCTGATCAGCGCCGGCCACAACGACGCCATCATGCTGGGCCTCTTGGCCGCGGGTGTCGCCCTCGCCAGCTCCGGACGGCCCGTGGCCGGCATCGTGCTGTGCAGCCTGGCCGCCGCCGTCAAGCTGCCGGCGGCCGTTGCCATCCTCTTCATCGTGTGGGGGATGGTCCGGGACAGTCCGTCGCTGCGGGCCCAGGCGCGCGCCGTCGCCCGGGGCGGCGTCGCAGCCCTGGGCACCACTGCCGTGGTGACCGCCGCTTCCGGCCTGAGCTGGGGATGGCTGGGTGCGCTTGGTGTACCGGGGACGGCCATACCGCGTCTGGCAGTGGTGAACGACATGGCGTTCGGCTTCGATCACTACCTCGGTCTCTCGTTCACGACCGCACTGCACATCTGGCGAGACATCGGCATGGTGGTCGCCCTCGCCGCCGTCATCTACCTCCTGTTCCGGAGTCCACGGGCCCGATGGATCCCCGCGCTCGGCGGCGCCTTGATCGTGGTCGCCGTCCTCGGACCGACCTTCTATCCCTGGTACCTCACCTGGGGGCTCATGCTCATCGCCGCAACCGCCGCCGACCGATGGGAGCGGGCGATCGTCTGGGCGAGCGTCGTGCCAACGTTCGCCGTGGCTCCCGGCGGTGAGGGCTGGTTGGACCAGCTGTCCAAGATCGCCCGCACCTGGGTGGCCCGGTCCGTCGTCGGTGCGGTCGTCGCTGTCGCCGCCCTGACGGCCTACCGGCCCGCGTGGATCCCCACCTTCTTCCGAACAGATCGGCACGACCCGCGTGAGGAAGAGGCCCTCGGCGAGGACGCAGCCCGCCGCCTCGGCTCCGCGCCGCTGTCGGCGGCCTCGGACGGCGCCACTGGCAACGGGCTCCCGGCCCCAGCCCCACCGGCCACCGCCGACGCGACCGGAGCCTCCAACGGACCCAGCAGGCGCGACGCGAGCGAAGAGGTCGTGTCCTAG
- a CDS encoding alkaline phosphatase family protein yields the protein MRQTLSRPPFRSTAAIGVAVLASVLTVATSAGPATAATGLEGIPAYSHIVTIVLENEGFDSTYGPASPATYLKSLVPQGVLATNYYATGHVSLDNYIAMTSGQPDQPLTGSDCATVNLYTCVQGQQAMSNGANVGDQLEAAGLGWKQYTDGISTSCLHASYSPAAGTDPYQGAGASPSPAGPNYADRHVPFLYYNDIVGNDARCQAHDVPYSQLSTDITNNTVPAYSFVTPDTCNDGHDNPCAGTTTGGLAAADAWLSANVPPLLSYLQAHNGLLVITTDESSTSDTTGCCHGGPGGNPGVGGRVGLLALGPGVKAGQSITTAYDHASLLRTLEDSFGISSYLNNASVSVAMRDLFG from the coding sequence ATGCGCCAGACCCTCAGCAGGCCGCCCTTCCGATCAACGGCCGCCATCGGTGTCGCCGTCCTCGCCAGCGTCCTCACCGTGGCGACGTCGGCCGGGCCCGCCACGGCGGCCACGGGCCTCGAGGGCATCCCCGCCTACTCCCACATCGTCACCATCGTCCTCGAGAACGAGGGCTTCGACTCCACCTATGGTCCGGCGAGCCCCGCCACCTACCTCAAGTCGCTGGTTCCTCAGGGCGTGCTGGCGACGAACTACTACGCCACCGGGCACGTCAGCCTGGACAACTACATCGCCATGACCAGCGGCCAGCCGGACCAACCGCTCACCGGGTCCGACTGCGCCACGGTCAACCTCTACACCTGCGTCCAGGGCCAGCAGGCCATGTCGAACGGCGCCAACGTCGGGGACCAGCTGGAGGCGGCCGGGCTCGGCTGGAAGCAGTACACCGACGGCATCAGCACGAGCTGCCTGCACGCCTCCTACAGTCCCGCGGCTGGTACCGACCCCTACCAGGGAGCGGGGGCGAGTCCATCGCCCGCCGGCCCCAACTACGCCGACCGGCACGTGCCGTTCCTCTACTACAACGACATCGTCGGCAACGACGCCCGCTGCCAGGCCCACGACGTTCCCTACTCCCAGCTGAGCACCGACATCACCAACAACACGGTCCCCGCCTACTCGTTCGTGACGCCCGACACCTGCAACGATGGGCACGACAATCCCTGTGCAGGCACGACAACCGGCGGCTTGGCGGCCGCCGACGCCTGGCTCTCGGCGAACGTCCCGCCCCTTCTCAGCTACCTCCAGGCCCACAATGGTCTGCTGGTCATCACGACCGACGAGTCTTCGACCAGCGACACGACCGGCTGTTGTCACGGTGGTCCAGGGGGCAACCCGGGCGTCGGCGGCCGTGTCGGGTTGTTGGCGCTCGGTCCGGGGGTCAAGGCCGGACAGAGCATCACGACTGCGTATGACCACGCGTCACTGCTGCGCACCCTGGAGGACTCCTTCGGCATCAGCAGCTATCTGAACAACGCCTCGGTCTCCGTCGCCATGCGCGACCTCTTCGGCTGA
- a CDS encoding aldehyde dehydrogenase family protein, with the protein MQIRDKIYVDGAWVPSAGKGTIDVTNSTTEEVMGTVPEGTPEDVDRAAKAAKAAFPSWSQTSAEERSKYLSRIQEGLQARMADIANTIASEVGMPINLSMIIQAGLPTMSFGSMAQLATEFPFEEQIGNSLVVREPVGVVGAITPWNYPLHQIAAKVAPALAAGCTIVLKPSEVAPLNAFILAEIIDEVGLPAGVFNLVSGAGPVVGEAIASHPDVDMVSFTGSTRAGKRVSELASGTVKRIALELGGKSPNVILDDADLQRAVPAGVGACFLNSGQTCSALTRMIVPRSRLGEVEELAVQAAETYTPGDPFADGSRLGPLVSGTQRERVRGYIQKGIDEGARLLTGGAEPPEGQEHGYFVRPTVFSDVRPGMTIAQEEIFGPVLAILPYDTEEEAVNIANDSVYGLAGGVWAGDAERAKEVARRLRTGQVEVNGGSFNPLAPFGGYKQSGNGRELGHFGLEEYLEVKSLQL; encoded by the coding sequence ATGCAGATCCGGGACAAGATCTATGTCGACGGGGCGTGGGTGCCCTCTGCCGGCAAGGGAACGATCGACGTGACCAACTCGACCACCGAGGAGGTCATGGGCACGGTCCCCGAGGGAACGCCCGAGGACGTGGACCGCGCCGCCAAGGCGGCGAAGGCCGCGTTCCCGTCGTGGTCACAGACCTCGGCGGAGGAGCGCTCGAAGTACCTGTCGCGGATCCAGGAGGGCCTGCAGGCCCGCATGGCCGATATCGCCAACACCATCGCCAGCGAGGTCGGCATGCCGATCAACCTGTCGATGATCATCCAGGCCGGTTTGCCGACGATGAGCTTTGGGTCGATGGCCCAGCTCGCCACCGAGTTCCCCTTCGAGGAGCAGATCGGCAACTCGCTCGTCGTCCGTGAGCCCGTCGGGGTGGTGGGGGCCATCACCCCGTGGAACTATCCGCTTCACCAGATCGCGGCCAAGGTCGCTCCGGCGTTGGCGGCCGGGTGCACCATCGTCCTCAAGCCCAGCGAGGTCGCTCCTCTCAACGCCTTCATCCTGGCGGAGATCATCGACGAGGTCGGTCTCCCCGCCGGCGTGTTCAATCTCGTGAGCGGCGCCGGGCCGGTGGTCGGCGAGGCGATCGCGTCGCATCCTGATGTCGACATGGTCTCGTTCACGGGATCGACCCGGGCGGGCAAGCGGGTCAGCGAGCTGGCCTCCGGCACCGTGAAGCGGATCGCGCTCGAGCTGGGCGGGAAGTCGCCGAACGTGATCCTCGACGACGCCGATCTGCAGCGTGCCGTCCCCGCCGGCGTGGGCGCCTGCTTCCTCAACTCGGGGCAGACCTGCAGCGCTCTCACCCGGATGATCGTCCCCCGTTCGCGGCTGGGCGAGGTGGAGGAGCTGGCGGTGCAGGCGGCCGAGACTTACACGCCGGGCGACCCGTTCGCCGACGGTTCGCGCCTCGGGCCGCTCGTGTCCGGTACGCAGCGGGAGCGAGTCCGTGGGTACATCCAGAAAGGTATCGACGAGGGGGCCCGACTCCTCACCGGCGGCGCCGAGCCCCCCGAGGGCCAGGAGCACGGCTACTTCGTTCGGCCGACGGTCTTCTCCGACGTGCGTCCAGGCATGACGATCGCCCAGGAGGAGATCTTCGGGCCGGTCCTCGCCATCCTCCCCTACGACACCGAGGAGGAGGCCGTCAATATCGCCAACGACAGCGTCTACGGGTTGGCAGGCGGTGTCTGGGCGGGCGACGCCGAACGGGCCAAGGAGGTCGCCCGCCGGCTTCGGACGGGTCAGGTCGAGGTCAACGGGGGCAGCTTCAACCCCCTGGCGCCGTTCGGTGGCTACAAGCAGTCCGGGAACGGCCGGGAGCTCGGCCACTTCGGCCTGGAGGAGTACCTGGAGGTGAAGTCCCTCCAGCTGTAA
- a CDS encoding sugar phosphate nucleotidyltransferase yields MSGPRPSAPPGDKPDDLVAVVLAAGAGRRLRPLSDVRPKALCPVNNVALVDLALAPAEAIATDIAVNVHHGRELMEQHLTGRAHLSVEEPEALGTAGALGLLRSWIDGRPVLVLNSDVWPRHDLSELVEGWDRTRTRLLMVEGADGRGFGPLTYAGAALMPWSVVAGLEPRPSGLYEVSWRPLAAGGQLDLVTTSRPFFDCGTPGEYLAANLAASGGSSVIGPGAMVDGEVVRSVVWPGGIVRSGERLIDSIRVGADMTVTPNAP; encoded by the coding sequence GTGTCCGGACCGCGCCCGAGCGCCCCTCCCGGCGACAAGCCCGACGATCTCGTCGCCGTCGTGCTGGCTGCCGGCGCCGGCCGTCGCTTGCGGCCGCTGAGCGATGTGCGGCCGAAGGCACTGTGCCCGGTGAACAACGTCGCCCTCGTGGACCTCGCGCTCGCGCCAGCCGAAGCCATCGCCACCGACATCGCGGTCAACGTGCACCACGGCCGCGAGCTGATGGAGCAGCACCTGACCGGGCGGGCCCACCTCTCGGTCGAAGAGCCTGAGGCCCTCGGCACCGCGGGCGCGCTCGGGTTGCTCCGGAGCTGGATCGACGGTCGCCCCGTGCTCGTCCTCAACTCAGACGTCTGGCCGCGCCATGACCTCTCCGAGCTCGTCGAGGGCTGGGACCGGACCCGCACCCGGCTCCTGATGGTGGAGGGCGCCGACGGGCGGGGCTTCGGCCCTCTCACCTACGCCGGCGCTGCCTTGATGCCCTGGTCGGTGGTGGCTGGGCTGGAGCCCAGGCCGTCGGGCCTCTACGAGGTGTCGTGGAGGCCGCTCGCCGCTGGCGGCCAGCTCGATCTGGTCACCACCTCACGCCCCTTCTTCGACTGTGGCACGCCGGGCGAGTACCTGGCCGCCAACCTGGCCGCCTCGGGCGGATCGAGCGTCATCGGGCCCGGCGCGATGGTGGACGGCGAGGTCGTCCGCTCGGTCGTGTGGCCTGGCGGCATCGTGCGCTCGGGTGAACGCCTGATCGACTCGATCAGGGTGGGCGCGGACATGACGGTCACGCCGAACGCGCCCTGA